A genomic window from Halogeometricum borinquense DSM 11551 includes:
- a CDS encoding Lrp/AsnC family transcriptional regulator, with the protein MELDETDRAILRILQSDARTPFSEIARQIDMSSATVHDRVGRMEDAGVIEGYHAKVDPREVGYGTSALVGLRVEQGREEDALEQLREIDGVKEVHLTTGEWDVMLRVYAEDTDALRDLMFENIAEMEGFSRSQTMVILGTDFEDPALSV; encoded by the coding sequence ATGGAACTCGACGAGACGGATCGTGCCATCCTCCGTATCCTCCAGTCCGATGCGCGGACGCCGTTCAGCGAAATTGCAAGGCAAATAGACATGTCCAGCGCGACTGTCCACGACCGCGTCGGGCGAATGGAAGATGCAGGTGTCATCGAAGGCTATCACGCGAAGGTTGACCCACGAGAAGTCGGCTACGGAACGTCTGCACTCGTCGGCCTTCGCGTCGAACAGGGCAGAGAAGAGGACGCGCTCGAACAACTACGAGAGATAGATGGTGTCAAAGAGGTTCACCTCACGACGGGCGAGTGGGACGTGATGCTCCGCGTATACGCCGAAGATACAGATGCCCTCCGGGACCTCATGTTCGAGAACATCGCCGAAATGGAAGGCTTCTCGCGGTCGCAGACGATGGTCATCCTCGGTACTGACTTCGAAGACCCCGCCCTCTCAGTGTAG
- a CDS encoding DUF5820 family protein yields the protein MTDETADSPTTAEPPGGWTLWNDEPSGRRILAYRPDVFNESDFPAECMPTIFVWNGSRANRPGASRIRTETWRAILRLEPDVECVIEEYDSREAAVDGANELARRFADGEIAYRECYQVPPEAYLDRLDELTGRDE from the coding sequence ATGACGGATGAGACGGCGGACTCGCCAACGACGGCGGAACCGCCCGGCGGGTGGACACTGTGGAATGACGAACCGAGCGGGCGACGCATCCTCGCGTACCGCCCGGATGTGTTCAACGAGAGCGACTTTCCGGCCGAGTGCATGCCGACAATCTTCGTCTGGAATGGCTCGCGTGCGAACCGCCCCGGCGCGTCGCGGATTCGGACAGAGACGTGGCGTGCTATTCTCCGGCTGGAACCGGACGTAGAGTGCGTCATCGAAGAGTACGACTCGCGCGAGGCGGCCGTCGATGGTGCGAACGAACTCGCACGACGGTTCGCTGATGGCGAAATCGCCTACCGGGAGTGCTATCAGGTGCCGCCGGAGGCGTATCTGGACCGACTGGACGAACTGACCGGCCGTGACGAGTAA
- a CDS encoding PrkA family serine protein kinase, which produces MNGDIDTLEDLSKHYKDSVPADLREAKSFEWYLDEVYNDPRIARNAHQRVADMFDYYGTEYDEEAGIVEYLMASEDPIHDGENTFYGREVHESIHEFVNKVKSGARGLGPEKRIKLLLGPVGSGKSHFDWMVRRYFEDYTLRDEGRMYTFRWTNLTDVIRDQDPADDVVPSPMHQDPIVLLPQEQRDMVIERLNEALDAPYTIRNDQALDPASEFYMDQLLAYYDDDLQEVVSNHIEIVRLVASENKRQCIETFEPKDKKNQDETELTGDVNYSKLAVYGESDPRAFDYSGAFCNANRGLFSGEELLKLQREFLYDFLHASQEQTIKPKNNPRIDIDQVIVGRTNMPEYRDKKGDEKMEAFNDRTKRIDFPYVLEYSEESEIYRKMLRNADVPDMHIEPHTLEMAGLFGVLTRIVEPDGGNITLTQKAKAYNGEIDEGDDTDVKKLREEAESKMNIGEGMEGVSARFIGDEIAEAIMDSTHRDRNYLSPLSVFTHFEENLENHGSIPEDNLERYHRYLEMVREEYKERAIEDVRHALAYDLDEIQRQGEKYMDHVMAYIDDATVQDELTGREQDPDEKFLRSVEEKLDIPEDRKDDFRQEVSNWVSRRAREGQAFDPQDNDRLRRALERKLWEDKKHNINFSALVSANELDDDERNAWVDALVEQGYSREGAREVLEFAGAEVAKSELEG; this is translated from the coding sequence ATGAATGGTGACATCGACACCCTCGAAGATCTGAGCAAGCACTACAAGGATTCCGTACCCGCGGACCTCCGTGAGGCAAAGAGTTTCGAGTGGTACCTAGACGAGGTCTACAACGACCCGAGAATCGCTCGCAACGCCCATCAGCGCGTTGCTGACATGTTCGACTACTACGGCACCGAGTACGACGAGGAAGCCGGAATTGTCGAGTACCTCATGGCCTCTGAGGACCCCATCCACGACGGGGAAAACACCTTCTATGGCCGCGAAGTCCACGAGTCAATCCACGAATTCGTCAACAAGGTGAAGTCGGGAGCTCGCGGTCTCGGTCCCGAAAAGCGCATCAAACTGCTTCTCGGCCCCGTCGGGTCAGGGAAGTCACACTTCGACTGGATGGTCCGACGCTACTTCGAGGACTACACGCTGCGTGATGAGGGTCGAATGTACACGTTCCGGTGGACCAACCTCACGGACGTGATCCGGGACCAAGACCCCGCAGACGACGTGGTTCCGTCGCCGATGCATCAAGACCCTATTGTCCTCCTCCCGCAGGAACAACGGGATATGGTCATCGAGCGCCTGAACGAGGCGCTGGACGCACCGTACACCATCCGGAACGACCAGGCGTTAGATCCCGCCTCGGAGTTCTACATGGACCAACTGCTGGCGTACTACGACGACGACTTACAAGAGGTCGTCTCGAACCACATCGAGATCGTCCGACTCGTCGCCTCCGAAAACAAGCGCCAGTGCATCGAGACGTTCGAGCCGAAAGACAAGAAGAACCAAGACGAGACCGAGTTGACGGGCGACGTCAACTACTCGAAACTGGCCGTCTACGGGGAGTCAGACCCGCGTGCGTTCGATTATTCCGGTGCGTTCTGTAACGCCAACCGGGGGCTGTTCTCCGGCGAGGAGTTGCTGAAACTCCAGCGGGAGTTCCTGTACGACTTCCTACACGCGAGTCAGGAACAGACGATCAAACCGAAGAACAACCCGCGAATCGACATCGACCAGGTCATCGTCGGCCGGACGAACATGCCCGAGTACCGGGACAAAAAGGGCGACGAGAAGATGGAGGCGTTCAACGACCGGACGAAACGGATCGACTTCCCGTACGTCCTTGAGTACTCTGAGGAGTCCGAAATCTACCGGAAGATGCTCCGGAACGCCGACGTGCCGGACATGCACATCGAACCGCACACCTTGGAGATGGCCGGGTTGTTCGGTGTCCTCACCCGCATCGTCGAACCCGACGGCGGGAACATCACGCTGACGCAGAAGGCGAAGGCGTACAACGGCGAGATTGACGAGGGCGACGACACCGACGTGAAGAAACTCCGCGAAGAGGCCGAATCGAAGATGAACATCGGCGAAGGGATGGAGGGCGTCTCCGCGCGCTTCATCGGCGACGAAATCGCCGAGGCCATCATGGATTCGACGCACCGCGACCGCAACTACCTTTCGCCGCTGTCGGTGTTCACGCACTTCGAGGAGAACTTGGAGAACCACGGCTCCATCCCCGAGGACAACCTCGAACGCTACCACCGCTATCTCGAAATGGTCCGTGAGGAGTACAAAGAACGCGCCATCGAGGACGTTCGCCACGCCCTCGCGTACGACTTAGACGAGATTCAGCGACAGGGTGAAAAGTACATGGACCACGTGATGGCGTACATCGACGACGCCACCGTGCAGGACGAACTCACGGGCCGCGAACAGGATCCCGACGAGAAGTTCCTGCGGTCGGTCGAGGAGAAACTCGACATCCCCGAGGACCGCAAGGACGACTTCCGACAGGAGGTTTCCAACTGGGTCTCACGGCGCGCCCGCGAAGGACAGGCGTTCGACCCGCAGGACAACGACAGACTCCGCCGCGCACTGGAGCGCAAACTCTGGGAGGACAAAAAACACAATATCAACTTCTCGGCACTCGTCAGCGCCAACGAACTGGACGATGACGAGCGAAACGCGTGGGTAGACGCTCTCGTCGAACAGGGCTACTCGCGCGAAGGTGCCAGAGAGGTGTTAGAGTTCGCCGGTGCGGAGGTGGCAAAGAGCGAACTGGAAGGCTAG
- a CDS encoding M14 family metallopeptidase, with the protein MRIYELGEGTPEVAVVGSIHGDEPCGASAIDRFVAEEPTVDRPVKLIIANEEALAEDVRYIDEDLNRAFPGDPNAETHERRLAAEVVREIRGCTTFSLHSTQSYAKPFALVDSVGAVARSICPHLPVDELVETSEFAGGRLIDHAHTIEVECGLQGTPDAEENAYWLIRAFLAATGVVSAPIEAGESPLSLDRRDEDDVNVYRMLECIPKEPADEYDVFVNNFERVEEGDRFAAADGEVFTADRAFYPVLLSAYGYEDVFGYAADHIGTLG; encoded by the coding sequence ATGCGGATTTACGAACTCGGTGAGGGGACGCCCGAGGTCGCCGTCGTCGGGTCCATACACGGTGATGAACCGTGTGGTGCCAGCGCTATCGACCGTTTCGTCGCCGAAGAACCGACTGTTGACCGTCCGGTGAAACTCATTATCGCCAACGAGGAAGCACTCGCGGAGGATGTCCGCTACATCGACGAAGACCTGAACCGCGCCTTTCCCGGCGACCCGAACGCTGAAACGCACGAACGACGACTCGCCGCGGAGGTCGTCCGCGAAATCCGCGGGTGTACGACGTTCTCGCTTCACTCCACCCAGTCGTACGCCAAGCCGTTCGCCCTCGTCGATAGCGTCGGTGCCGTCGCGCGCTCTATCTGCCCGCACCTCCCTGTCGATGAACTCGTCGAGACATCGGAGTTCGCCGGTGGCCGCCTCATCGACCACGCACACACCATCGAAGTCGAGTGTGGCCTCCAAGGCACTCCCGACGCAGAGGAGAACGCCTATTGGCTGATTCGCGCGTTCTTGGCGGCCACGGGCGTCGTCTCGGCACCTATCGAAGCCGGCGAATCGCCGCTCTCGTTGGACCGCCGTGATGAGGACGACGTGAACGTCTACCGGATGCTCGAATGCATTCCGAAAGAACCCGCCGACGAGTACGACGTGTTCGTGAACAACTTCGAACGCGTCGAGGAGGGTGACCGGTTCGCCGCCGCTGACGGCGAGGTGTTCACCGCTGACAGAGCGTTCTATCCCGTCTTACTCTCCGCGTACGGCTACGAGGACGTGTTCGGCTACGCCGCAGATCACATCGGAACGCTTGGATGA
- a CDS encoding UPF0179 family protein produces MTKVTLIGDRLAEPGTQFVYRGPSSACEGCPYRKQCLNLEVGVRYEVTGIRENAQLLDCAVHDTGVRAVEVEPAPVVANVPSKGAYAGSKASLAGPCPHTQCPSHEYCVPEGADFDEEYRIAEVRGDPPHDFCYLDRDLTLVEFAAESD; encoded by the coding sequence ATGACGAAGGTCACGCTCATCGGCGACCGTCTCGCGGAACCCGGGACGCAATTCGTCTATCGTGGCCCCTCATCCGCCTGCGAGGGGTGCCCGTATCGGAAGCAGTGTCTCAACCTCGAGGTGGGCGTCCGCTACGAGGTGACCGGTATCCGCGAGAACGCACAGTTACTCGACTGCGCCGTCCACGACACCGGGGTTCGCGCGGTCGAAGTCGAACCTGCACCCGTCGTCGCCAACGTCCCCTCCAAAGGCGCATACGCGGGTAGCAAAGCGAGCCTCGCCGGCCCGTGTCCGCACACGCAGTGTCCAAGTCACGAGTACTGCGTCCCAGAGGGTGCTGATTTCGATGAAGAGTACCGCATCGCCGAAGTGCGCGGCGACCCGCCGCACGACTTCTGTTATCTGGATCGAGATCTAACGCTCGTCGAGTTTGCGGCCGAAAGCGACTGA
- a CDS encoding DUF309 domain-containing protein: MDDHTRDPGVAPPLGEPTGWLADRREWEHATLRRATEHGIRLYNAGEFHESHDCFEVEWYNYGRGTIESAFLHGMVQVAAGAYKHFDFENDDGMRSLFTTALEYLRGTPADFYGVGVEEIRQTLRAALDDPTVLHGWQIELDDARPTAYPADYEYAEGLDH, translated from the coding sequence ATGGACGACCACACCCGCGACCCGGGCGTTGCGCCGCCGCTGGGCGAGCCGACCGGATGGCTGGCGGACCGGCGCGAGTGGGAACACGCGACGCTCCGACGTGCGACGGAACACGGAATTCGACTCTACAACGCTGGTGAATTCCACGAATCGCACGACTGCTTCGAGGTCGAGTGGTACAACTACGGCCGCGGAACCATCGAGTCGGCGTTCCTCCACGGGATGGTGCAGGTGGCCGCAGGCGCGTACAAGCACTTCGACTTCGAGAACGACGACGGGATGCGCTCGCTGTTTACGACCGCACTTGAGTATCTCAGAGGGACGCCTGCGGATTTCTACGGCGTCGGCGTCGAGGAAATTCGACAGACGCTACGTGCCGCCTTGGACGATCCGACGGTCCTCCACGGATGGCAGATCGAACTTGACGATGCGCGGCCCACAGCGTACCCCGCCGATTACGAGTATGCTGAGGGATTAGATCACTAA
- a CDS encoding DUF63 family protein, giving the protein MATVAERVGMDPERLWGSAMVAVLVALIGGSLAFPELVYDRFIWHYFWGPVQADANSAVCAVRTGGVTQYLTSASACAEAAEPVAYPGYTLVSEVGYMLTLLFALTGVVFLMRRLDIGTDRNFFYSLLPFMFFGGALRVVEDANDTAAVAESIITYPLNTLVISPVIYFTVFLVTLGAIAVAVALEHTDVTDSYERPLFAIGVVVLGLTLAYLFSLAINGAQGVEFHPQVLVVMLAGATLSAAATWWLIERFAPQINSGTETIGLVIIWGHAVDGVANVIGLDWMTELGAGPNLVPKHPVNQFVVDFTASTLPAPIHAITGDAWPFLLVKLVAATFVVWVFEEGIFEESPRYTMLLLIAVLAVGLGPGTRDMLRATFGV; this is encoded by the coding sequence ATGGCTACGGTTGCAGAGCGGGTCGGCATGGACCCCGAACGACTGTGGGGCAGTGCGATGGTTGCTGTCCTCGTCGCTCTTATCGGTGGGTCGCTTGCCTTCCCCGAACTCGTTTACGACCGGTTCATCTGGCATTACTTCTGGGGCCCTGTGCAGGCCGACGCAAACTCGGCTGTTTGTGCAGTCCGCACCGGTGGCGTCACCCAGTACCTAACAAGCGCTAGCGCGTGCGCCGAGGCGGCCGAACCCGTTGCGTATCCCGGCTACACTCTCGTCTCGGAAGTCGGCTACATGCTGACGCTGTTGTTCGCACTGACTGGCGTCGTCTTCCTTATGCGGCGACTCGACATCGGTACCGACAGGAACTTCTTCTACTCGCTTCTGCCGTTCATGTTCTTCGGCGGTGCGCTCCGCGTTGTCGAGGACGCGAACGACACAGCCGCCGTGGCCGAGTCGATCATTACCTACCCACTGAACACGCTCGTTATCAGCCCGGTCATCTACTTCACGGTGTTTCTCGTGACGCTCGGGGCTATCGCCGTCGCCGTCGCGCTCGAACACACCGACGTCACCGACTCGTACGAGCGACCGCTGTTCGCCATCGGCGTGGTTGTCCTCGGCCTCACGCTGGCGTACCTGTTCTCGCTCGCTATCAACGGCGCGCAGGGCGTGGAGTTCCACCCGCAGGTACTCGTCGTGATGCTCGCCGGAGCGACACTCTCGGCCGCAGCAACGTGGTGGCTCATCGAACGCTTTGCACCCCAGATCAACTCCGGAACCGAGACTATCGGCTTGGTCATCATCTGGGGCCACGCCGTTGATGGCGTGGCGAACGTCATCGGACTCGACTGGATGACCGAACTCGGCGCGGGACCGAACCTCGTCCCGAAGCACCCGGTCAACCAGTTCGTCGTGGACTTCACGGCGAGTACGCTGCCCGCCCCCATCCACGCCATTACCGGTGACGCGTGGCCGTTCCTCCTCGTCAAACTCGTCGCCGCAACGTTCGTCGTCTGGGTGTTCGAGGAAGGTATCTTCGAGGAGAGTCCGCGCTATACGATGCTTCTTCTCATTGCCGTCCTCGCCGTCGGCCTCGGTCCGGGGACGCGAGACATGCTCCGCGCGACGTTCGGCGTCTAA
- a CDS encoding PrkA family serine protein kinase encodes MTPTRDYIREADEQLRGTYEEPMSLAEYVDAAFESPSIASHASKYLLQAIEAAGTRTVIEEGEEKERYRFFDDPANDGEHAVLGNTEVLNRFVDDLRTIAAKRGKGEKIIWFDGPTATGKSELKRCLINGLREYSKTLEGRRYTVEWNVTNVDDSRGLSYGGEVSGAEHESDWYESPVQSHPLSVFPAEVRRSLLAELNENEDGHIPVSLDEELDPFCREAYDYLEEKYRRTGKRNLFTAVSDPKHLRVKNYVVDVGQGIGVLHSEDDGSPKERLVGSWMPSMLRELDSRGRKNPQAFSYDGVLSQGNGLLTIVEDATQHADLLQRLLNVPDEGHVKLDKGIGMDIDTQLLIISNPDLDAELDKYSDRNGRDPLKALKRRLDKHEFRYLTNVSLETELIRRELTNETDVWDVEDREELEERINESLFVDVRSGPGAVKRRELAPHAIEAAAMYSVVSRLDGDDVPDGYSLVDKALLFDRGYLQVGDTREEIDEFGFDSDNEGTHGVPVTFTRDIIADLLHEDRDRHHPSLEVGTVVMPDDLLDSMAEGLHDAPVFSRAERSEYESRVTVVKEYIFDQQEADVLAAVLADKHVEQETVAEYVEHVYAWESDGQIETEHGPVEPDALLMKLFETEHLGRFAESDYTGNEPSADVKEFRREKVITALNRYAWENRDEGFTVEDVELSEIPVIRTVLETHEWDDVSRLFEDFDPDQWDDPPANTETERVKERTIDHMVKNGYTPASAELTSRAVMNEVRHEWD; translated from the coding sequence ATGACGCCAACGAGAGATTACATCCGCGAGGCTGACGAACAACTCCGAGGCACCTACGAGGAGCCGATGAGCCTCGCAGAGTACGTCGATGCCGCATTCGAGTCGCCCTCGATTGCCTCCCACGCCTCGAAGTACCTCCTGCAAGCGATCGAGGCGGCGGGTACGCGAACGGTCATCGAGGAAGGCGAGGAGAAAGAGCGGTATCGCTTCTTCGACGACCCGGCCAACGACGGCGAACACGCCGTCCTCGGTAACACTGAGGTCTTGAATCGGTTCGTCGATGACCTACGGACCATCGCCGCCAAACGCGGGAAAGGTGAGAAGATAATCTGGTTCGATGGACCCACGGCGACGGGGAAGTCCGAACTGAAACGGTGTCTTATCAACGGCCTCCGCGAATACTCGAAGACGCTTGAGGGGCGACGGTACACCGTCGAGTGGAACGTCACCAACGTTGACGACAGCCGCGGTCTGTCGTACGGCGGCGAAGTGAGCGGTGCCGAACACGAGTCCGACTGGTACGAAAGTCCCGTTCAGTCGCATCCGCTTTCTGTGTTCCCAGCGGAGGTCAGACGGAGCCTCCTTGCGGAGTTAAACGAGAACGAGGACGGTCACATTCCCGTCTCACTTGACGAAGAACTGGACCCGTTCTGCCGAGAGGCGTACGACTACCTCGAAGAGAAATACCGTCGTACGGGTAAGCGCAACCTGTTTACCGCCGTGTCCGACCCCAAGCATCTACGGGTGAAAAACTACGTCGTGGACGTGGGACAGGGGATCGGCGTTCTCCACTCCGAGGACGACGGGTCACCGAAAGAACGACTGGTCGGGTCGTGGATGCCGAGTATGCTCCGCGAACTCGATTCTCGCGGGCGGAAAAATCCGCAGGCGTTCAGTTACGACGGCGTTCTCTCGCAGGGGAACGGTCTCTTGACGATTGTCGAGGATGCGACGCAACACGCCGACCTGTTGCAGCGACTCCTGAACGTTCCCGATGAGGGACACGTCAAACTGGACAAAGGGATCGGGATGGACATCGACACGCAACTGCTCATCATCTCGAATCCCGACTTGGACGCCGAACTCGACAAGTACTCCGACCGCAACGGGCGCGACCCGCTGAAGGCGTTGAAACGCCGTCTCGACAAACACGAGTTCCGCTACCTGACGAACGTCTCGTTGGAGACCGAACTCATCCGGCGCGAACTGACGAACGAGACCGACGTGTGGGATGTCGAGGACAGAGAGGAACTCGAAGAGAGAATTAACGAGAGCCTGTTCGTGGACGTTCGGAGCGGCCCGGGTGCGGTCAAGCGACGCGAACTCGCCCCGCACGCTATCGAAGCGGCGGCGATGTACTCCGTCGTCTCCCGGCTCGACGGCGACGACGTGCCCGACGGCTACAGTCTGGTGGACAAGGCGCTGCTGTTCGACCGTGGCTACCTCCAAGTCGGCGACACGCGCGAGGAGATAGACGAGTTCGGCTTCGACAGCGACAACGAGGGAACACACGGAGTTCCGGTCACGTTCACTCGGGATATCATCGCGGACCTGCTGCATGAAGACCGCGATAGACACCACCCCTCGCTGGAGGTCGGTACCGTCGTCATGCCCGACGACTTGCTGGATTCGATGGCTGAGGGGCTTCACGACGCCCCGGTGTTCTCGCGCGCCGAACGCTCCGAGTACGAGAGCCGGGTTACTGTCGTGAAAGAATACATCTTCGACCAGCAGGAAGCGGATGTCCTCGCGGCCGTCCTTGCAGACAAACACGTCGAACAGGAGACGGTCGCGGAGTACGTCGAACACGTGTACGCGTGGGAATCAGACGGACAGATAGAGACTGAACACGGTCCGGTCGAACCAGACGCACTCCTGATGAAACTGTTCGAGACGGAACACCTCGGTCGGTTCGCAGAGAGCGATTACACGGGTAACGAACCCTCTGCAGACGTCAAAGAGTTCCGCCGCGAGAAGGTCATCACCGCGCTGAACCGCTACGCGTGGGAGAACCGTGACGAGGGGTTCACCGTCGAAGACGTGGAACTCTCGGAGATACCCGTCATCAGAACGGTGTTAGAGACGCACGAGTGGGACGATGTCAGCCGCTTATTCGAGGACTTCGACCCAGACCAGTGGGACGACCCACCGGCGAACACGGAGACAGAGCGAGTGAAAGAACGAACGATCGACCACATGGTGAAGAACGGATACACCCCCGCATCGGCCGAACTCACGAGTCGCGCGGTGATGAACGAGGTGCGTCACGAATGGGACTGA
- a CDS encoding YcaO-like family protein, which produces MTTHDIALVGSGPAAEAVRAALADCDAAVNDTTPEDAAEAALAVVVAPAGATVPQTVGMAADRLVVVEIGGVGGVPLAELDAAVSVFAGTSRYADLCTRVAATTDGGDSPSGGRSAVRLAGAVAGRRAVALLTGDDSVVGTVAEISGTGVTAERTVLPVPDPVDRDRTVRRDYRDAAVDDSLARAERALDDRTGLVAQVGERESFPVPYYLAQTADTRGFSDARAAEFAAGVDPDWDAAFMKALGEALERYCAGVYRASEFTVAPERTRARPVSPARFVRPDSYRAPDAEEPIPWVDGENLATGDTVSVPAEFVHYPPPDTRHKPPITTGLGLGNSGTEALLSGLYEVIERDATILAWYSSFDPLKLDVADEGYRALVKRARSENLTATPLLVTQDVDVPVIAVAVHRDGEWPQFAMGSGASLDVADAARSALAEALQNWMELRSMGPERANAEKGAIGEYADFPDAARRFVNAGPAVPAASVGPDDVPSGKAELDAVVERVADAGLDPYAVRTTTTDVASLGFEAVRVLIPEAQPLFQGDPFFGARATSVPEELGFEAELQKPYHPYP; this is translated from the coding sequence GTGACAACGCACGACATCGCACTCGTCGGGAGCGGTCCAGCCGCCGAGGCCGTCCGCGCCGCCCTCGCGGACTGTGACGCCGCCGTGAACGACACCACACCCGAGGATGCCGCCGAGGCGGCGCTCGCCGTCGTCGTCGCACCGGCGGGGGCAACAGTGCCGCAGACCGTCGGTATGGCCGCTGACCGGCTGGTGGTCGTCGAAATCGGCGGTGTTGGTGGCGTCCCGCTCGCCGAGTTGGACGCCGCAGTTTCGGTCTTTGCCGGGACGAGTCGCTACGCGGACCTCTGTACGCGCGTCGCCGCGACGACTGATGGCGGCGACTCACCGTCGGGCGGACGGAGCGCGGTCCGTCTCGCGGGGGCCGTCGCGGGTCGTCGGGCCGTCGCGCTCCTGACCGGTGACGACTCAGTCGTCGGCACCGTCGCTGAAATCTCCGGGACAGGCGTCACGGCCGAACGGACAGTGTTACCCGTTCCTGATCCGGTGGACCGTGATCGGACCGTTCGCCGCGACTACCGCGACGCCGCTGTCGACGACTCGCTCGCCCGCGCCGAACGTGCGTTGGACGACCGGACGGGCCTCGTCGCGCAGGTGGGCGAACGCGAGTCGTTCCCCGTCCCGTACTACCTCGCGCAGACCGCCGATACGCGCGGGTTCAGCGACGCTCGCGCCGCCGAATTCGCCGCCGGAGTTGATCCCGACTGGGACGCGGCGTTCATGAAGGCGCTCGGAGAAGCCCTCGAACGCTACTGTGCAGGCGTCTATCGCGCTTCTGAGTTCACCGTCGCGCCCGAACGGACGCGCGCTCGACCCGTGTCGCCCGCACGTTTCGTTCGACCTGATTCGTACCGTGCACCCGACGCCGAGGAACCGATTCCGTGGGTTGACGGCGAGAACCTCGCTACCGGAGACACTGTCTCCGTTCCGGCGGAGTTCGTCCACTATCCGCCGCCGGACACTCGGCACAAACCGCCAATCACGACCGGACTCGGTCTCGGAAACTCCGGCACCGAAGCGTTGCTTTCGGGTCTGTACGAGGTGATAGAGCGCGATGCGACGATACTCGCGTGGTACTCCTCGTTCGATCCGCTCAAACTCGACGTCGCAGACGAGGGGTACCGAGCGTTGGTGAAGCGTGCCCGGTCCGAGAATCTCACCGCGACACCGCTGTTGGTCACGCAGGACGTGGACGTGCCCGTCATCGCCGTTGCTGTCCACCGCGACGGCGAGTGGCCGCAGTTTGCGATGGGGTCGGGTGCATCGCTCGATGTGGCCGACGCAGCACGGTCGGCACTCGCTGAGGCGTTACAGAACTGGATGGAACTCCGCTCGATGGGACCGGAACGAGCCAACGCCGAGAAGGGAGCAATCGGGGAGTACGCCGACTTCCCGGACGCAGCGCGGCGGTTCGTGAACGCTGGACCGGCAGTGCCAGCGGCGAGCGTCGGTCCCGACGACGTGCCGTCGGGTAAAGCGGAGTTAGACGCTGTGGTCGAACGCGTCGCGGACGCTGGATTGGATCCGTACGCCGTCCGGACGACGACGACAGACGTGGCTTCGCTCGGATTCGAGGCCGTCCGCGTGCTGATTCCCGAAGCCCAACCGCTATTTCAAGGAGACCCGTTCTTCGGCGCTCGGGCAACGAGTGTCCCCGAAGAACTGGGATTCGAGGCGGAGTTGCAGAAGCCGTACCATCCGTACCCGTAG
- a CDS encoding inositol monophosphatase family protein: MENEAKVGVARRAARAGGAVAADRFRTGIDVERKDGKTDVVTQADRDAQSRVIDVIREEYAADAIVGEEEDELKQVPSEGAAWVIDPIDGTNNFVRELRVWGTAVAAVEDGTPVAAATRFPALEDTYWTDGEATYRNSEEVTVSDRDDPEMCVVCPTIWWGFDERDQYARATNAIVDRFGDMRRFGCAQAVLAMVADGQLDGVLTNVRANPWDSVAGVHMIRAAGGTVTDLSGDRWQHDSRGLVASNGKIHDSVLEAAREIDGLDG, from the coding sequence ATGGAAAACGAGGCGAAAGTCGGCGTCGCCCGTCGGGCCGCCCGTGCTGGCGGTGCCGTCGCGGCCGACCGCTTTCGAACCGGTATCGATGTCGAACGAAAAGACGGGAAGACAGACGTAGTAACGCAAGCCGACCGGGACGCACAAAGCCGCGTCATCGACGTGATTCGAGAGGAGTACGCGGCCGACGCCATCGTCGGCGAGGAAGAAGACGAACTCAAGCAAGTCCCCTCAGAGGGCGCGGCGTGGGTCATCGATCCCATCGACGGCACGAACAACTTCGTCCGCGAGCTCCGGGTGTGGGGAACCGCCGTCGCGGCCGTCGAAGACGGCACTCCCGTCGCCGCCGCGACCCGTTTCCCCGCACTTGAAGACACGTACTGGACCGACGGTGAGGCGACGTACCGAAACAGCGAGGAAGTGACGGTTAGCGACCGAGACGACCCGGAGATGTGTGTCGTCTGCCCGACCATCTGGTGGGGATTCGACGAGCGCGACCAGTACGCACGGGCGACGAACGCCATCGTGGACCGATTCGGCGACATGCGTCGCTTCGGATGCGCACAAGCCGTATTGGCGATGGTCGCCGACGGGCAACTCGACGGCGTGCTGACCAACGTTCGGGCGAACCCGTGGGATTCCGTCGCCGGCGTTCACATGATTCGCGCCGCGGGCGGGACGGTTACCGACTTATCGGGCGACCGCTGGCAGCACGATTCACGAGGCCTCGTCGCCTCCAACGGCAAGATTCACGACTCAGTGTTGGAAGCGGCGCGAGAAATCGACGGACTGGACGGCTGA